The following are from one region of the Salvelinus fontinalis isolate EN_2023a chromosome 5, ASM2944872v1, whole genome shotgun sequence genome:
- the LOC129855182 gene encoding spindlin-Z-like, giving the protein MSKKRGRKRSSGELSDTTVMTPDPNSLLGVRIQHNWREKGSQSKWKGTVLDRLSVNPSLFMIKYDGFDCVYGIELFKDERVSNLQVLTEKLVNNKIKVPHGAEDLVGKAVEHLFEKEDGEKNEWRGMVLSRAPIMTNWYYITYEKDPVLYMYQLWDDYAEGDLRILPEAENKHLLPADRKPGEETESLVGKQVEYVTDKGVKRTGLVIYQVPAKPSVYYIKYDDDFHIHVYDLVKTT; this is encoded by the exons ATGTCCAAGAAAAGGGGCAG AAAGCGGAGTAGCGGGGAGCTGAGTGACACCACAGTGATGACCCCTGACCCCAACAGTCTCCTGGGAGTGAGAATACAACACAACTGGAGGGAGAAGGGCAGCCAGAGCAAATGGAAAGGCACCGTCCTGGACCGTCTCAGTGTCAACCCCTCACTATTCATGATCAAGTACGACGGGTTTGACTGCGTCTACGGCATCGAGCTATTCAAGGACGAAAGGGTGTCTAATCTACAGGTCCTCACGGAGAAACTTG TCAACAACAAGATCAAGGTTCCTCACGGGGCAGAGGATTTGGTAGGCAAAGCGGTGGAGCACCTTTTTgagaaggaggatggagagaagaacGAGTGGCGAGGCATGGTCCTCTCCAGGGCTCCCATCATGACTAACTGGTATTACATCACCTATGAGAAGGACCCCGTGCTCTACATGTACCAGCTGTGGGACGATTATGCCGAGGGAGATCTCAGGATCTTACCTGAAGCAG AAAATAAACACTTGCTTCCGGCCGACCGAAAGCCCGGCGAGGAGACTGAGAGTCTCGTGGGTAAGCAGGTTGAGTATGTTACTGACAAAGGTGTGAAGCGAACAGGCCTAGTGATCTACCAAGTCCCTGCCAAGCCTTCTGTATACTACATCAAATATGACGATGACTTTCACATCCATGTCTACGACCTGGTCAAGACCACATAG
- the LOC129855184 gene encoding MICOS complex subunit MIC13-like — translation MAANLFPVLKLATKVTIAGGALYVTYDSGLLGGSEQGSEVLGKAKAAIPPAVDEWVKYFGFKLPAFPKIGFSPIEAWNSGVQSSISALSSGPTALGGYTNQGLQYLKDLTK, via the exons ATGGCTGCTAACCTATTTCCTGTTCTAAA GTTGGCCACTAAGGTGACTATTGCAGGAGGTGCATTGTATGTTACCTATGATTCTGGACTATTAGGGGGAAGTGAGCAGGGCTCAGAGGTCCTTGGAAAAGCTAAAGCTGCCATTCCCCCTGCAGTGGATGAGTGGGTGAAGTATTTTGGCTTTAAG CTTCCAGCCTTCCCAAAAATTGGATTCTCCCCTATCGAAGCGTGGAACTCTG GGGTGCAGTCATCCATATCTGCTCTCTCATCGGGCCCTACAGCATTAGGTGGCTACACCAACCAAGGCTTGCAGTACCTGAAAGATCTCACCAAATGA